In Methanococcoides sp. LMO-2, the genomic stretch CAAGATTGAATATATAATCTTTTTTAAGTCTTGATACAGCTTCATTGCTCATATTTCTCACCTTCTTCCTCAGGCACTGAAGCACTTTCATCTAATTCTGCTTCCTCAGAGAGTTCTTCCTCGACTGACTCTACCTCTTCTTCATTCTCAGCCTCGGTCACTTCAAATTCAGTGACGTCTTCTTCGAACATAGCTTCAGCCTCTTCAGCATCCTCGACCTCTTCGTCCTCTTCCTCTTCAAGGTCTTCGCTTTCTTCAACAGCTTCTTCTTCCTCAACTGCTTCGGAAACCTCTTCTTCCTCGGACTCGAGCTCGGCCTGAAGTTCAGCGTCTTCCAGGACCTCTTCCTCTTCAATGGTACCGAACTTTGACATAAGAGCAGCTTTCTGTATCTCAAATATCTGCTCACAGCCTTTCTTTACCATCTCGATACCTCTGGTGATCTCATCAGCAGTAAGGTTACCATCCATCTGCAACAGAGTAATGTCGCCATCCTCGGTCATTGCAATAGGGAGGTCAGCATCACCATAGTTGTCCTCAGGTTTGTTAAGGTCAAGAACAAGCTGACCGTCCACCTTACCGACAGCACAGGCAGCTACCAGTCCCTTCATAGGAATACCGGCATCAACCAATGCAAGTGTTGCAGCGTTGATAGCAGCTGTCCTTGTTCCGGCATCAGCCTGAAGGACCTCTGCGAATACATCGATAACAGCAGATGGGTAATACTGCTTCATGACAACAGGTTCGAATGCTTCTCCGCTTACCTTTGATATCTCGGTACTTCTCCTGCTTGGACCAGGCCTTATGCGGTCCTCTACAGAGAAAGCTGCCATATTGTACCTGTATCTCACCAGAGCCTCACCCGGGCGCTGAAGCCTGCGTGGGTGGAGTTCCCTTGGACCATAGACAGCAGCAAGGACCTTGTTGTTACCCCATTCAAGATAACAGGAACCATCGGCCCTTGAGAGCACGCCCATCTCGACGGTCATAGGGCGGATCTCATCAGCACGCCTGCCGTCAAGGCGAATCCCGTTCTCATCAATAAATTTTTCCGGTTTATCACTCATATTCAATCTCCAATTTCATCTCTTTACTCCCATAATTCAGCAGGGCCTTCTTATGCCTCATCTACATCTTCATCTAACAGGGCATCGACCTTACGATAGGTTTCTTCTGAAACGTTGTCCTCTTTTGCGGGCAGAGATGACCTTTCTTCCTCTATCAGCTCATCCGCATCAGACACTGAAACCTCTTCGGGCTCATTTTTAAGGAACCTGCTCACTTTATCCGTTAAACCGGATATATGAGATTCACGTTCGATCATTTCGATCGCATCTGCCAGGTGATCCATATCACCTGCTTTTCCATTGATCCAGATACGTCCGTTCTTTCCTACGAACACATCACAGCCTGATTCTTTCTTAAGGATCGAGACCATGGAACCACTGTGACCGATCACACGAGGTACCTTTGCAGGCATAATATCGATGATACGGCCTTTTGTCAGCACCCTTGTACCGGGCTCACGCATGGTAAGCTCCACCTTCATGGACTTGCTGACATCTTTTACACGAACGATCACGCAATCCCCGACATCAACATATTTCCTCATTTCCGAGGAGTCGACACGTTTCGGGTATTCGGAAACATGAAGCAATCCGTCATAAGGGGAACCGGTTTCCAGAATCCAGTTCGAAGGTGTCACATCAATTACAGTACCAATTATGAAATCCTTGCGTGAAGGAAGATATTTTCCTGAAAAAGGTACAACTGAAACGTTGTTCTTGACGTTTGCAATTCCGTACAGCAGGGAATAGACCTTGCCGTCCTTTACATATGTTCCAGCACCGGACATGCCCTCTTTATCAGAAAGGAGCTGGCCGGGGATTACGATTTTCCTATCCATGAACTAACCTCTTACAAAAGTTTGGTTTCTGCATCCCCTTTTGTCAGATGGTTAACAAGACCGTAAAAATCATTCTGCAATCCTGCAGGCATCTTTACAACAGCAACCCATGAACCGTCATTCTCCCACCTGTCTTTGAGCATAGTGCCGAACTTTGCAATATCACCATATGATTTTCCGGCATACTCTGAAGGGATCTTGACCTCTACCTCTACTTCCTCGAAGCGGATAGGTATGATAGGTCTGATAGCCTTCATGACAATGTTCACCTGTTCATCAACGCTCTTGAGCGGATCGATGTGAACCTTTGCCTCTTCCATTGCCTTCTCGATACGTGCAGGTGGATGAGGTGTCCTTGTCTGTGGGTTGATAGCGTTCTGTGCAATAATGGAAATTACCTGTTTGGTCTTTTCCTCAAGAATGTGTTTCCTCTGCTCTTTAGTAAGCTGAAGTTCACCGTGCTTGATAATGTGTGCTGCGATCTCGAACACGTCAGTGGTGTCGAATGCACTGGCAAGATCGGACTCTGCTATATGGTCCCCGGTACTGGCGTCTTCGAAGACTGACTCTACTGCAAGAATGTCCTCGATCTTTACATCGCCGCCCTTTTTGAACTCCAGTGCCCCGTCAGGATCTACAAGCACTTCGTAATGTTTGCTGCCTTTCTTCAACCTTGCAACCAATGATTCATCAAGTGATACCATACTCTACTCCCTCCTAGTTTACTAAGCAATGTAAAAATCACTCTTCCGGCTGTTCCTCTGTTACTTCCTCTTCGTCGTCTTCCCTGTGTTCTTCAAGAATACGCTCCACAAAGGATGCGACCTCATCTTCAGGACATTTCCTGAACTTGCGATCTTCAAGGGTTACCATGCCGACCTCAAGCGTGGATGCATCAATTTTCACATCCGTTGCCCTGTAGAGAGCTTCCATTCCAAGCATAACTGCTTCATCCATGGACATGTCCTCTGCATATTTCTCCTCAAAGGTCTCCATGAATGTGTTGCGTCCTGCACCAATAGCAGTTGCCTTGTATTCAAGAAGTGCACCGCTAGGATCACTTTCGAATAGCCTTGGCCTGTTGTCGTCAACGCCTGCTATCAAAAGGGCAGTACCGTAAGGACGAACTCCTCCATACTGGGTGTATGTCTGCTTGTGGTCGCAGATCTTCTTGGAAAGTACCTCTACACCTATCGGTTCGTCGTATGTGACCATATTTATCTGGGCTTCGACCCTTGCACGGTCCACAAGTGCACGTGCATCTGCAACAAGACCTGAT encodes the following:
- the rrp41 gene encoding exosome complex exonuclease Rrp41, with product MSDKPEKFIDENGIRLDGRRADEIRPMTVEMGVLSRADGSCYLEWGNNKVLAAVYGPRELHPRRLQRPGEALVRYRYNMAAFSVEDRIRPGPSRRSTEISKVSGEAFEPVVMKQYYPSAVIDVFAEVLQADAGTRTAAINAATLALVDAGIPMKGLVAACAVGKVDGQLVLDLNKPEDNYGDADLPIAMTEDGDITLLQMDGNLTADEITRGIEMVKKGCEQIFEIQKAALMSKFGTIEEEEVLEDAELQAELESEEEEVSEAVEEEEAVEESEDLEEEEDEEVEDAEEAEAMFEEDVTEFEVTEAENEEEVESVEEELSEEAELDESASVPEEEGEKYEQ
- the psmA gene encoding archaeal proteasome endopeptidase complex subunit alpha — translated: MQMAPQMGYDRAITVFSPDGRLFQVEYAREAVKRGTTAAGIKAKDGVVLLVDKRITSRLIEAESIEKIFQIDEHIGVATSGLVADARALVDRARVEAQINMVTYDEPIGVEVLSKKICDHKQTYTQYGGVRPYGTALLIAGVDDNRPRLFESDPSGALLEYKATAIGAGRNTFMETFEEKYAEDMSMDEAVMLGMEALYRATDVKIDASTLEVGMVTLEDRKFRKCPEDEVASFVERILEEHREDDEEEVTEEQPEE
- a CDS encoding ribosome assembly factor SBDS, which encodes MVSLDESLVARLKKGSKHYEVLVDPDGALEFKKGGDVKIEDILAVESVFEDASTGDHIAESDLASAFDTTDVFEIAAHIIKHGELQLTKEQRKHILEEKTKQVISIIAQNAINPQTRTPHPPARIEKAMEEAKVHIDPLKSVDEQVNIVMKAIRPIIPIRFEEVEVEVKIPSEYAGKSYGDIAKFGTMLKDRWENDGSWVAVVKMPAGLQNDFYGLVNHLTKGDAETKLL
- the rrp4 gene encoding exosome complex RNA-binding protein Rrp4, with protein sequence MDRKIVIPGQLLSDKEGMSGAGTYVKDGKVYSLLYGIANVKNNVSVVPFSGKYLPSRKDFIIGTVIDVTPSNWILETGSPYDGLLHVSEYPKRVDSSEMRKYVDVGDCVIVRVKDVSKSMKVELTMREPGTRVLTKGRIIDIMPAKVPRVIGHSGSMVSILKKESGCDVFVGKNGRIWINGKAGDMDHLADAIEMIERESHISGLTDKVSRFLKNEPEEVSVSDADELIEEERSSLPAKEDNVSEETYRKVDALLDEDVDEA